Proteins from a genomic interval of Siniperca chuatsi isolate FFG_IHB_CAS linkage group LG10, ASM2008510v1, whole genome shotgun sequence:
- the dclre1b gene encoding 5' exonuclease Apollo yields the protein MSVNGTVIPHTPLAVDFWHVRKCRGARLFFLSHMHSDHTVGLTSTWSDRPIYCSPTTATLLRHKLQVKEQWIHPLELGEPYLLPLDDIGKERLTVTLIDANHCPGAVMFLFEGYFGSILYTGDFRYTPSMLREPCLRTNTTIDVLYLDNTNCDPNRTLPSRQRATQQIKEIIRSHPNHNVVIGLYSLGKESLLLELAMEFKTWIEVSFERMETLKALELPDVFTTDPGAGRIRAVEQSEICSAALHQWNKEQPTLAILPTSRPLVSFHPNVHVVPYSDHSSYQELEDFVSALKPTSLVPIVGNCIPGSISALLPSKKRHEILVPESVRHYMLRQPESQLSASAYTSLRRRHFRPLAPKGVVFESPVTGSRKPCKEAWGAECLEQDASEEEMDTESSEKDSDCILIDLSEDLAPNKNRRGAGDMWSCNIVKTVSEDMAMAESVPLSQFTQSNFAPVEILTNTKACLNPARTTKRPFETNAKAINETVSNKNYIFQHSRHENVQNNHTLSDSDSMSQHSGLGIDQDNDMMANDNDTSQHNGSGTDLNDSVTLLQRSLDNDSCSSSSSTTELRQEYIEELENSILKDLPFTEEDFKPWGLLPQSFVQRYPLCPVYDAKEDDVSDYDS from the exons ATGTCCGTCAACGGGACAGTCATCCCGCACACCCCGCTGGCCGTAGATTTCTGGCATGTGCGGAAGTGTCGCGGCGCACGCCTGTTCTTCCTGTCCCACATGCACAGCGACCACACTGTGGGTTTGACCTCCACCTGGAGCGACCGGCCCATCTACTGTTCACCAACCACTGCCACCCTGCTCAGACACAAACTGCAG GTGAAAGAACAGTGGATCCATCCATTAGAGCTGGGTGAGCCATACCTGCTGCCACTGGATGATATCGGCAAGGAGAGGCTGACAGTCACACTAATAGATGCCAACCACTGTCCAGGGGCTGTCATGTTTCTCTTCGAAGGCTACTTTGGCTCTATACTGTACACTG GGGACTTCAGATATACTCCCTCCATGTTGCGTGAGCCGTGCTTGAGGACCAACACCACTATAGATGTCCTGTACCTGGACAACACCAACTGTGACCCCAACCGCACCCTCCCCTCCAGACAGCGAGCCACTCAACAAATCAAAGAGATCATCCGCAGCCACCCCAACCACAATGTTGTCATAg GCCTGTATTCACTGGGTAAAGAGTCCCTGCTGTTGGAGCTGGCGATGGAGTTTAAAACCTGGATCGAGGTGAGCTTTGAGAGGATGGAGACCCTCAAAGCCCTGGAGCTGCCTGATGTCTTCACCACTGACCCAGGAGCCGGTCGAATCCGAGCCGTGGAGCAGTCGGAGATCTGCTCTGCCGCTTTACACCAGTGGAACAAAGAACAACCCACTTTGGCCATCTTGCCCACCAGCAGGCCCCTGGTCTCCTTTCACCCCAACGTCCATGTGGTGCCCTACTCCGACCACTCCTCTTACCAAGAGCTAGAGGATTTTGTGTCTGCGCTTAAACCTACTTCCCTTGTACCCATTGTAGGTAACTGTATACCTGGAAGCATCTCTGCTTTACTGCCCAGCAAAAAGCGCCATGAAATCCTCGTGCCTGAGTCAGTCCGACACTACATGTTGAGACAGCCTGAGAGCCAACTCAGTGCATCAGCATACACCAGCCTTCGCCGCAGACATTTCCGACCCCTTGCTCCCAAAGGGGTGGTATTTGAGTCTCCTGTAACGGGATCCAGGAAGCCATGCAAAGAAGCCTGGGGGGCAGAGTGCCTGGAGCAGGATGCTTCTGAGGAAGAGATGGACACAGAAAGCAGTGAAAAGGACTCTGACTGTATCCTTATTGACCTGAGCGAGGACCTCGCCCctaacaaaaacagaagagggGCTGGAGACATGTGGAGCTGCAACATCGTCAAGACAGTGTCTGAAGATATGGCGATGGCAGAGTCTGTGCCACTCAGTCAATTCACCCAGAGCAACTTTGCTCCAGTGGAGATCCTGACAAACACCAAGGCCTGCTTGAATCCTGCCAGGACCACAAAAAGGCCTTTTGAAACGAATGCCAAAGCAATCAACGAGACAGTATccaataaaaattacatttttcagcatAGCAGACATGAAAATGTTCAGAACAACCACACATTGTCAGACAGTGATAGCATGAGTCAGCACAGTGGACTTGGAATTGATCAGGACAACGACATGATGGCAAATGACAATGACACGAGTCAGCACAATGGAAGTGGAACTGATCTGAACGACAGTGTGACATTATTACAAAGGAGCCTCGATAACGATTCCTGCTCTTCATCCAGCTCCACGACTGAGCTGAGGCAGGAGTATATAGAGGAGCTTGAAAATAGTATTTTAAAGGATCTCCCCTTCACAGAGGAGGACTTTAAGCCATGGGGCCTCCTGCCGCAGAGCTTTGTGCAACGCTATCCCCTCTGTCCTGTATATGATGCAAAGGAGGATGACGTCTCAGATTACGACAGTTAG
- the adora1b gene encoding adenosine receptor A1b: MPGALSQWLYIGMEVVIAVASVIGNVMVVWAVKINKSLRDNTFCFIVSLALADIAVGALVIPLAITISIGLQTHFYSCLLVACTVLVLTQSSILALLAIAIDRYLRVKIPTRYKRVVTPRRAGLAVVICWTVAFIVGFTPMLGWNNLRRLQQTGSISSDLIITCQFENVISMDYMVYFNFFGWVLPPLLLMLVIYAEIFYMIHKQLNNKKFTTSHTDPNKYYDKELNLAKSLALVLFLFAISWLPLHIINCITLFCPECKKPIVLIYVAILLTHGNSAVNPIVYAFRIKKFRMAFRKIWQQYFCCKDTPALEIQPSDRKEMPNPEPQQATPPQPPQKQILIADPTQQQPPPPEQQQDQRTEPPQQLKEHPPLLEQNAV; encoded by the exons ATGCCCGGAGCACTTTCGCAGTGGCTCTACATAGGAATGGAGGTGGTGATTGCAGTCGCGTCTGTAATCGGGAATGTGATGGTGGTTTGGGCGGTGAAAATTAATAAATCGTTGCGAGACAACACGTTTTGTTTCATAGTCTCCCTGGCGCTGGCGGATATTGCAGTGGGAGCCCTCGTTATCCCTTTGGCCATTACCATCAGCATCGGACTCCAAACTCACTTTTACAGCTGCCTGCTCGTGGCGTGCACGGTGCTGGTGCTAACGCAAAGTTCGATCCTCGCCCTCCTGGCCATCGCAATTGACCGCTATCTCAGGGTAAAGATCCCGACCAG GTACAAGCGGGTGGTGACCCCTCGTCGAGCAGGGCTAGCAGTGGTGATATGCTGGACAGTGGCTTTCATCGTGGGATTCACACCCATGTTAGGCTGGAACAACCTGAGGCGCCTCCAGCAGACCGGCTCCATCAGCTCTGACCTCATTATCACCTGCCAGTTTGAAAACGTCATCAGCATGGACTACATGGTCTATTTCAACTTTTTCGGCTGGGtgctgccgccgctgctgctcATGCTGGTCATCTATGCAGAGATCTTCTACATGATCCACAAGCAACTTAACAATAAGAAGTTCACCACCAGTCACACAGACCCCAACAAGTACTATGACAAGGAGCTGAATCTTGCTAAATCGCTGGCTCTGgtcctttttctctttgccaTCAGCTGGCTCCCCCTCCACATCATCAACTGCATCACACTCTTCTGCCCTGAGTGCAAGAAGCCCATAGTCCTCATCTACGTCGCCATCCTGCTCACCCACGGCAACTCTGCTGTCAACCCAATTGTCTACGCTTTCCGCATTAAGAAGTTCCGCATGGCTTTCAGGAAAATCTGGCAGCAATACTTCTGCTGCAAGGACACACCAGCTCTGGAGATTCAACCCAGCGACAGGAAAGAGATGCCCAATCCAGAGCCACAGCAGGCGACACCACCGCAGCCCCCTCAGAAGCAAATTCTAATAGCGGATCcaacacaacagcagccacCTCCacctgagcagcagcaggaccaGAGGACCGAACCACCGCAGCAACTTAAAGAACATCCGCCCTTATTGGAGCAGAACGCAGTCTAA